A single region of the Bacteroides luhongzhouii genome encodes:
- a CDS encoding polysaccharide deacetylase family protein — protein MFIEQPPWLFRALYPQAIFRMDPSERAVYLTFDDGPIPEVTPWVVELLEKHHIKATFFMVGDNIRKHPDEYRMVVEHGHRIGNHTFNHIRGFEYSNPDYLANARKVDEIIHSDLFRPPHGHMGFRQYYTLRYHYRIIMWDLVTRDYSKRMRPEQVLNNVKRYARNGSIITFHDSLKSWNNGNLQYALPRAIEFLKEEGYEFKVL, from the coding sequence ATGTTTATAGAACAACCACCTTGGCTTTTCCGGGCGTTGTATCCACAAGCCATCTTCCGGATGGACCCGAGCGAACGGGCAGTCTATCTGACTTTCGATGACGGACCTATCCCCGAAGTAACTCCCTGGGTAGTGGAACTACTGGAAAAGCATCATATTAAAGCTACCTTCTTTATGGTAGGCGACAATATACGCAAGCACCCGGATGAATACCGGATGGTGGTAGAACACGGACACCGCATCGGCAACCATACCTTCAACCACATCCGTGGATTTGAATATTCCAATCCGGATTACCTCGCAAACGCCAGAAAGGTAGACGAAATTATTCATTCCGACCTCTTCCGTCCGCCACACGGACACATGGGGTTCCGGCAGTATTATACCTTGCGCTATCATTACCGCATTATCATGTGGGATCTCGTGACTCGTGATTATAGTAAGCGAATGCGTCCGGAACAAGTATTGAACAATGTGAAGCGCTATGCACGCAACGGTTCCATCATCACTTTCCATGATTCACTGAAGTCCTGGAATAATGGTAACCTGCAATATGCACTTCCTCGTGCCATTGAATTCCTGAAAGAGGAAGGGTATGAATTCAAGGTGTTATAA
- a CDS encoding glycosyltransferase family 117 protein: MKQYRTVNNLMGWLTFIIAATVYCLTIEPTASFWDCPEFITTGYKLEVGHPPGAPFFMLVANLFSQFASDVTTVAKMVNYMSALMSGACILFLFWSITHLVRKLIITDENNITKGQLITIMGSGLVGALVYTFSDTFWFSAVEGEVYAFSSLFTAVVFWLILKWEDVADQPHSDRWIILIAYLTGLSIGVHLLNLLCLPAIVLVYYYKKTPNATAKGSLIALLGSMVLVAAVLYGIVPGIVKVGGWFELLFVNGLGMSFNSGVVVYIILLAAALIWGVYESYTEKNKARMAISFILTIALLGIPFYGHGASSIIIGILIIAALGLYLAPGVQAKIKERWRITARTMNTALLCTMMIVIGYSSYALIVIRSTANTPMDQNSPEDIFTLGEYLGREQYGTRPLFYGPAYSSKVALDVKDGYCIPRQSEAGSKFVRKEKTSPDEKDSYIELPGRVEYEYAQNMFFPRMYSSSHAPLYKQWVDIKGHDVPYDQCGEMVMVNMPNQWENIKFFFSYQLNFMYWRYFMWNFAGRQNDIQSSGEIEHGNWITGIPFIDNLLVGNQELLPQDLKNNKGHNVFYCLPLILGLIGLFWQAYHSQRGIQQFWVVFFLFFMTGIAIVLYLNQTPAQPRERDYAYAGSFYAFAIWVGMGVAGIIRMLREYCKMQELPAAVLASVLCLFVPIQMAGQTWDDHDRSGRFVARDFGQNYLMTLQEKGNPIIYTNGDNDTFPLWYNQETEGFRTDARTCNLSYLQTDWYIDQMKRPAYDSPSLPITWDRVEYVEGQNEYIPIRTEMKAFIDSYFKQANELAAQGDTTILSLVHSIFGENPYELKEIINRWMLGKNDQLKELLKKTGKDIQLPLIPTDSIVMKVDKEAVRRSGMKIPEALGDSIPEYMTITLRDANGNPKRALYKSELMMLEMLANANWERPIYMAITVGSENHLGMGNHFMQEGLAYRFTPFDTDKLDSKIDSEKMYDNLMNKFKFGGIDKPGIYIDENVMRMCYTHRRIFTQLVGQLIKEGKKDKALAALDYAEKMIPSYNVPYDWANGAFQMAESYYQLGQNEKANKIIDELANKSLEYMIWYLSLSDSQLAIASENFVYNASLLDAEVRLMEKYKSEELAKHYSTQLDQLYNEYVTRMKGK; the protein is encoded by the coding sequence ATGAAACAGTACAGAACCGTAAACAACCTTATGGGTTGGCTTACATTCATCATTGCGGCAACCGTCTACTGCCTGACAATAGAACCGACCGCAAGTTTCTGGGATTGCCCGGAGTTCATAACCACCGGCTATAAACTGGAAGTCGGACACCCGCCCGGCGCACCTTTCTTCATGCTAGTGGCGAATCTGTTCTCTCAATTTGCTTCCGACGTAACAACTGTTGCTAAAATGGTGAATTACATGAGTGCCCTCATGAGTGGCGCCTGTATTCTGTTCCTTTTCTGGAGCATCACCCACCTGGTACGCAAACTGATTATCACGGACGAAAACAATATCACTAAAGGACAGCTTATCACAATTATGGGTAGCGGACTGGTGGGCGCACTGGTCTATACGTTCAGTGACACATTCTGGTTCTCGGCTGTAGAAGGTGAAGTATACGCTTTCTCCTCCCTGTTTACCGCTGTCGTTTTCTGGTTGATTCTGAAATGGGAAGATGTAGCCGACCAGCCTCATAGCGACCGTTGGATCATCCTCATCGCCTATCTGACCGGATTGAGTATCGGTGTGCACTTGCTGAACTTGCTTTGTCTGCCTGCCATCGTATTGGTATATTACTACAAGAAAACTCCGAATGCTACCGCCAAAGGTTCGTTAATTGCGCTATTAGGTTCAATGGTGCTCGTTGCAGCCGTGCTTTACGGCATCGTACCGGGTATCGTGAAAGTAGGCGGCTGGTTTGAACTGTTGTTCGTCAACGGACTCGGAATGTCGTTCAACTCGGGCGTAGTGGTTTATATCATTCTGCTTGCGGCCGCTCTGATCTGGGGTGTATACGAAAGTTACACCGAAAAGAACAAAGCCCGCATGGCTATCTCCTTTATCCTGACGATCGCTTTGCTGGGTATCCCATTCTACGGACACGGAGCCAGCAGTATCATCATCGGTATTCTGATTATCGCCGCACTGGGACTTTATCTTGCTCCGGGTGTACAGGCTAAAATCAAAGAGAGATGGCGTATCACCGCCCGCACCATGAACACGGCATTGCTGTGCACCATGATGATCGTAATCGGGTATTCTTCTTACGCACTGATCGTTATCCGTTCTACTGCCAACACTCCGATGGACCAAAACTCACCGGAGGATATATTCACACTGGGCGAATACCTCGGTCGTGAACAATACGGAACCCGTCCGCTTTTCTACGGTCCTGCCTACTCTTCGAAAGTGGCACTCGACGTGAAGGACGGTTATTGTATTCCACGCCAATCGGAAGCCGGAAGCAAGTTTGTCCGTAAGGAAAAGACTTCTCCCGACGAAAAAGACTCTTATATCGAACTTCCCGGACGTGTGGAATATGAATATGCACAGAATATGTTTTTCCCGCGTATGTACAGTTCGTCACACGCACCGCTCTACAAGCAATGGGTAGACATCAAAGGGCATGACGTTCCTTACGACCAGTGTGGAGAAATGGTGATGGTAAATATGCCTAACCAATGGGAAAATATCAAATTCTTCTTCTCTTACCAGTTGAACTTCATGTACTGGCGTTACTTCATGTGGAATTTTGCCGGACGGCAGAACGACATACAGAGTAGCGGAGAAATTGAACACGGTAACTGGATCACCGGTATTCCGTTTATCGATAACCTGCTGGTAGGTAATCAGGAACTGCTTCCGCAGGATCTCAAAAACAATAAAGGTCACAATGTATTCTACTGTCTGCCGCTGATTCTCGGCTTAATCGGACTCTTCTGGCAGGCTTATCATAGTCAGCGGGGCATCCAGCAATTCTGGGTGGTCTTCTTCCTGTTCTTTATGACAGGTATCGCCATCGTGCTCTACCTTAACCAAACCCCTGCACAACCCCGTGAACGAGATTACGCGTATGCCGGTTCGTTCTACGCCTTTGCCATCTGGGTAGGTATGGGAGTGGCAGGTATCATCCGTATGCTGCGAGAATACTGCAAGATGCAGGAACTTCCGGCAGCCGTACTGGCTTCAGTGCTCTGTTTGTTCGTCCCCATCCAGATGGCGGGACAGACCTGGGATGACCACGACCGTAGCGGACGCTTCGTTGCCCGTGACTTCGGACAAAACTACCTGATGACCTTACAAGAGAAAGGGAATCCGATTATTTATACCAATGGTGATAATGATACTTTCCCATTGTGGTACAACCAGGAAACGGAAGGCTTCCGTACAGATGCCCGCACCTGTAACCTAAGTTACTTGCAAACAGACTGGTATATTGACCAAATGAAACGTCCGGCCTACGATTCTCCGTCGCTTCCTATCACTTGGGACCGTGTGGAATATGTGGAAGGACAAAACGAATATATCCCTATCCGTACGGAAATGAAAGCCTTCATCGACAGCTATTTCAAACAGGCAAACGAACTGGCTGCACAGGGAGACACTACTATACTGTCACTCGTTCACTCCATCTTCGGTGAGAATCCTTATGAACTGAAGGAAATCATCAACCGCTGGATGCTAGGCAAGAACGACCAACTGAAAGAGCTTCTCAAAAAGACAGGAAAAGATATCCAACTGCCGCTGATCCCTACGGACAGCATCGTAATGAAGGTGGACAAAGAAGCCGTACGCCGCTCCGGCATGAAGATACCGGAAGCTTTGGGCGACTCTATCCCCGAATACATGACAATCACCCTTAGAGACGCCAACGGCAACCCGAAACGCGCCCTCTACAAGAGTGAACTGATGATGCTCGAAATGCTTGCTAACGCTAACTGGGAACGTCCTATCTATATGGCAATCACCGTAGGAAGCGAAAACCATCTGGGTATGGGTAACCACTTTATGCAAGAGGGTCTTGCCTACCGTTTCACGCCATTCGATACAGACAAACTGGACAGCAAGATTGACAGCGAAAAGATGTACGACAACCTGATGAACAAGTTCAAGTTCGGCGGTATCGACAAGCCGGGTATCTATATCGACGAGAACGTGATGCGTATGTGCTACACGCACCGCCGTATCTTCACGCAACTCGTAGGCCAGCTTATCAAAGAAGGCAAGAAGGATAAGGCACTTGCCGCACTCGACTACGCCGAAAAGATGATTCCATCATACAACGTACCGTATGACTGGGCAAACGGCGCCTTCCAAATGGCAGAATCTTATTACCAACTGGGACAGAACGAAAAAGCCAACAAGATCATCGACGAGCTTGCCAACAAATCGCTCGAATACATGATCTGGTATCTTAGCCTAAGCGACAGCCAGCTTGCCATCGCCAGCGAAAACTTCGTGTACAACGCCAGCTTGCTTGACGCCGAAGTCCGCTTAATGGAAAAATACAAATCAGAAGAACTCGCAAAACATTACTCTACACAACTCGACCAACTTTATAACGAGTACGTGACGAGAATGAAAGGGAAATAA
- a CDS encoding RNA polymerase sigma-70 factor translates to MDKDVKLEQEFDLVFKAHYSLVKKFALMLLKSGQDADDIAQEVFTRLWAKPQIWQDNPGIDKYIYAMTKHAIFDFLKHKRIERSYQQAQMEENLFKDLSPSDDTLDAIYYKEIRLALQMAVEQFPERRRLIFEMSRLHGMSYLEIAEKLDISVRTVERQIYLSLLELKKIVYILFFLHFI, encoded by the coding sequence ATGGACAAGGACGTAAAGCTGGAACAAGAATTCGATCTGGTCTTCAAGGCACACTATTCACTAGTGAAGAAGTTTGCGTTGATGCTCCTCAAATCAGGGCAGGACGCGGATGACATCGCGCAGGAGGTTTTCACACGACTATGGGCCAAACCGCAGATTTGGCAGGACAACCCCGGGATAGACAAATATATCTATGCTATGACCAAACATGCCATTTTTGATTTTCTCAAGCATAAGCGCATAGAGCGGTCTTACCAACAGGCACAGATGGAAGAAAACCTTTTCAAGGACTTGTCTCCGTCGGATGACACGTTGGACGCCATCTATTATAAAGAAATACGATTGGCCCTGCAAATGGCCGTTGAACAGTTCCCCGAGCGCCGCCGGCTGATTTTCGAGATGAGTCGTCTTCATGGAATGAGTTATCTGGAAATAGCGGAAAAGCTTGATATTTCAGTGCGTACCGTAGAGCGTCAAATCTATCTTTCCTTGCTCGAACTAAAAAAAATCGTATATATTTTGTTTTTTCTTCATTTCATTTGA
- a CDS encoding FecR family protein — protein sequence MKNYFRQILTSFTKNNYSETIRQNVYGWLTDKEHAVEKDKALKEIWAAAHAMGEVSHVEKELERWKRNNGFHTVSTLPATSNCKTRILRLWQSVAAVLLLIAVSLGYLVMQAERTQNDLIQEFIPVAGMRHLSLPDGSQVQLNSKSTLLYPKQFTGKERCVYLVGEANFKVKPDKKHPFIVKSDDFQVTALGTEFNVSAYPENPEVSTALLSGSVLVEWGNLTRRTVLRPDEQLTYDKENRRFRVVHPDMADVTAWQRGELVFNEMTVEDIIRVLERKYDYTFVYSLNQLKKDRLSFRFKDKAPLAEVMDIIVDVAGNLKFKIEGDKCYITRKINQ from the coding sequence ATGAAGAATTATTTTCGGCAGATACTGACCTCGTTCACTAAGAATAATTATTCGGAAACCATCCGGCAGAATGTCTACGGATGGTTGACGGACAAGGAGCATGCCGTAGAAAAGGACAAAGCCTTAAAAGAAATCTGGGCGGCGGCGCACGCTATGGGCGAAGTGTCTCATGTGGAGAAAGAGCTCGAACGATGGAAACGGAATAACGGCTTTCACACAGTCTCTACGCTTCCTGCAACTTCTAATTGTAAAACCCGGATATTGCGTCTTTGGCAGTCCGTAGCGGCTGTTCTGCTGTTGATTGCCGTTTCTCTTGGTTATCTGGTGATGCAGGCGGAGAGAACGCAGAATGACCTTATACAGGAATTCATTCCGGTGGCGGGAATGCGGCATCTTTCTCTTCCGGATGGCAGTCAGGTTCAGTTAAATTCAAAAAGTACTTTGTTATATCCGAAACAGTTTACCGGAAAAGAGCGGTGCGTTTACTTGGTTGGTGAAGCCAACTTTAAAGTAAAGCCCGACAAGAAACACCCTTTCATTGTAAAGTCGGATGATTTTCAGGTGACTGCTTTGGGAACGGAATTCAATGTCAGTGCCTATCCCGAGAATCCGGAAGTCAGCACAGCATTGCTGTCGGGCAGTGTATTGGTAGAGTGGGGAAATCTGACCCGGCGGACCGTATTGCGGCCTGACGAACAGTTGACGTATGACAAAGAGAATCGTCGGTTCCGGGTGGTGCATCCCGATATGGCAGATGTCACAGCCTGGCAGCGGGGTGAACTGGTATTCAACGAAATGACAGTGGAAGATATTATACGCGTACTGGAACGGAAATACGATTATACGTTTGTCTATAGTCTGAATCAATTGAAGAAAGACCGATTGAGTTTCCGGTTCAAGGATAAAGCACCTCTGGCGGAAGTCATGGATATCATTGTCGATGTGGCGGGCAATTTGAAATTCAAGATAGAAGGAGATAAATGTTACATCACACGGAAAATAAATCAATAA
- a CDS encoding TonB-dependent receptor translates to MLQNYTFIADKRGVRRSFLLFFCLFLLQVTAFAQNDVRITIRENNITVIEALKKVEKQSGLSIGYNNSLLRDKPALNLNLNKAGLDYSLSTILKGTGCTYELKGKYIKIIPQPVQEKPSSDKQIKGKVTDETGEPLIGVNIQVQGSASGVITDIDGHYSIEALAGSILNFTYVGYTSQSVKVTDKNVYNVVLAAAVEQLNEVVVTALGIKREQKALSYNVQQVKADEISGIKDANFINSLNGKVAGVTINSSSSGVGGASKVVMRGAKSIEQSSNALYVIDGIPMYNFGGGGGMEFDSRGATESIADINPDDIESISVLTGAAAAALYGSNAANGAIVITTKRGQVGKLQVTVNSNTEFARPFVLPEFQNRYGTGSRGKDGGSTILSWGAKLNDASRTNYEPKDFFDTGLIFTNSVTLSTGTEKNQTFFSVASVNSEGIVPNNRYNRFNFTFRNTTNFLNDRMKLDIGASYIIQNDRNMTNQGIYSNPIVPVYLFPRGDDFGLVKVFERWDPARKINTMFWPQGEGDYRMQNPYWIAYRNLRLNQKKRYMLSAQLSYDITDWLNISGRVRVDNTHTKYEQKLYASSNLTITEESTQGHYTISKPDETQTYADVLANINKRFADFSLVANVGASIVNNRYEDLSYRGPIREKGIPNVFNVFDLDNTKKKARQDEWQEQTQSVFASVEVGWKSMLYLTLTGRNDWASQLANSSTSCFFYPSVGLSGVISEMLTLPEFIDYMKVRGSFSSVGMPYPRNLTSPTYEYDEANQQWKPKTHYPIKDLKPERTNSWELGLDMRLFKDFSLGFSWYLANTLNQTFDPKVSVSSGYSKIYLQTGYVRNSGVELSLGYGHTWNNNFHWESNFTLSHNKNKIIDLVTYYIHPETGLPITQNRLDVGGLGRARFILKKGGTLGDLYTQSDLKRDNSGMVEIDPSGALTTEDNLPDIKLGSVFPKANLAWSNRFEWRGISLGALFTARIGGIAYSATQAAMDQYGVSERSAQARDNGGVLLNGRTLVDAQTYYSLIGNSSGLPQYYTFSATNVRLQEASVGYTIPRKWLGNVCDINVSVVGRNLWMIYCRAPFDPEAVANTGNYYQGIDNFMLPSTRNIGVNVKINF, encoded by the coding sequence ATGCTACAAAATTACACATTTATAGCGGATAAGCGAGGTGTAAGAAGAAGTTTTCTACTCTTTTTCTGCTTATTTTTGCTACAAGTAACAGCTTTTGCTCAAAATGACGTGCGGATTACCATCCGTGAAAACAATATCACCGTCATTGAAGCATTGAAGAAAGTGGAAAAGCAGTCGGGACTGTCCATCGGATACAACAACTCGCTGCTGCGTGACAAACCTGCCCTCAATCTCAATCTGAATAAAGCCGGATTGGATTATTCTCTCTCTACTATCCTGAAAGGTACAGGCTGTACCTACGAATTGAAAGGGAAATACATCAAGATTATCCCTCAACCGGTACAAGAAAAACCATCTTCCGATAAACAAATCAAAGGAAAAGTGACGGACGAAACGGGTGAGCCGCTTATCGGTGTCAATATCCAGGTGCAAGGTTCTGCCAGCGGAGTCATTACGGACATTGACGGACACTATTCTATCGAAGCTCTGGCAGGCAGTATACTCAACTTTACCTATGTGGGTTATACTTCCCAAAGTGTAAAGGTCACGGACAAGAACGTGTACAATGTAGTACTTGCTGCCGCAGTAGAACAACTTAATGAAGTAGTTGTGACTGCTCTCGGCATCAAGCGCGAGCAGAAAGCCTTGAGCTACAATGTGCAACAGGTGAAAGCGGACGAAATCTCCGGCATTAAAGATGCTAATTTCATCAACAGTCTGAATGGTAAGGTGGCAGGTGTTACTATCAACAGCAGTTCTTCCGGTGTAGGTGGAGCCAGCAAGGTAGTGATGCGTGGTGCGAAATCTATCGAACAAAGCAGTAATGCGCTTTACGTCATCGACGGTATACCGATGTATAACTTTGGTGGCGGCGGTGGAATGGAGTTCGACTCACGGGGTGCTACGGAGAGCATTGCCGACATTAATCCGGACGATATCGAGAGCATCTCCGTATTGACGGGTGCCGCAGCAGCCGCACTCTACGGTAGTAATGCCGCCAATGGTGCGATTGTTATTACTACCAAGCGCGGGCAAGTAGGCAAGTTGCAAGTGACGGTGAACAGCAATACTGAATTTGCCCGTCCTTTCGTGCTTCCTGAATTCCAAAACCGCTACGGGACGGGAAGCCGTGGGAAAGACGGAGGTTCTACCATCCTAAGCTGGGGAGCGAAGTTGAATGACGCCTCCCGCACCAATTATGAACCGAAAGATTTCTTTGATACAGGACTGATCTTCACCAATTCTGTCACCCTTTCTACCGGTACGGAGAAGAACCAGACCTTCTTTTCGGTGGCGTCGGTCAACTCCGAAGGCATTGTTCCCAACAATCGTTATAACCGTTTTAATTTTACTTTCCGCAATACAACGAATTTCCTGAATGATCGGATGAAGCTTGACATAGGAGCCAGCTACATCATTCAGAACGACCGCAACATGACCAATCAGGGTATTTATTCCAATCCCATCGTGCCTGTTTATCTGTTCCCGCGCGGCGATGACTTCGGACTTGTCAAAGTGTTCGAACGTTGGGATCCGGCACGCAAAATCAATACGATGTTCTGGCCGCAGGGCGAAGGTGACTACCGTATGCAGAATCCTTACTGGATTGCTTACCGTAATCTGCGTCTGAATCAGAAGAAGCGTTATATGCTGTCTGCTCAATTGAGCTATGACATTACCGACTGGTTGAATATATCAGGACGTGTACGTGTGGATAACACACACACCAAGTATGAACAGAAACTCTACGCCAGCTCCAACCTTACGATTACGGAAGAGAGTACGCAGGGACACTATACCATCTCCAAGCCTGACGAAACACAGACGTATGCTGACGTGCTTGCCAACATCAACAAGCGTTTTGCCGACTTCTCGCTTGTAGCAAACGTGGGTGCCAGCATAGTGAACAACAGATACGAAGATTTAAGCTATCGTGGGCCGATTCGTGAAAAGGGAATACCGAACGTGTTTAATGTGTTCGACCTCGACAACACAAAGAAGAAAGCCCGTCAAGATGAATGGCAGGAGCAGACGCAATCTGTTTTCGCCAGTGTGGAAGTGGGTTGGAAGAGTATGCTCTATCTCACACTGACCGGGCGAAACGACTGGGCTTCGCAGCTTGCCAACTCTTCTACGTCTTGTTTCTTCTATCCGTCCGTAGGTCTTTCGGGTGTTATCTCCGAAATGCTGACTTTGCCGGAATTTATCGACTATATGAAGGTGCGCGGCTCTTTCAGTTCCGTTGGTATGCCTTATCCCCGTAACCTGACGTCGCCTACTTACGAATACGATGAGGCCAACCAGCAATGGAAACCCAAGACGCATTACCCTATCAAAGACCTGAAACCGGAGCGTACCAACTCATGGGAACTTGGGCTGGATATGCGTCTTTTCAAGGACTTTAGCCTCGGTTTCTCATGGTATTTGGCGAATACTTTAAACCAGACCTTCGACCCGAAAGTCTCCGTATCTTCCGGTTACAGCAAGATTTATCTCCAGACAGGATATGTGCGCAACTCCGGTGTGGAACTTTCATTGGGTTACGGACATACATGGAACAATAATTTTCATTGGGAGAGCAACTTCACCCTTTCCCACAACAAGAATAAGATAATAGACTTAGTGACCTATTATATCCATCCTGAAACGGGATTGCCTATCACACAAAATCGTTTGGATGTAGGAGGATTGGGCAGGGCACGCTTCATTTTGAAGAAAGGGGGAACATTGGGTGACCTCTATACGCAAAGTGACCTGAAACGGGATAATAGTGGCATGGTGGAGATTGACCCTTCCGGTGCGCTGACCACTGAAGACAACCTACCCGACATTAAGCTGGGCAGCGTATTCCCGAAAGCCAATCTGGCATGGAGCAATCGTTTCGAGTGGCGTGGAATCAGTCTAGGTGCACTCTTTACGGCACGTATCGGAGGTATTGCTTATTCTGCCACACAGGCGGCAATGGATCAGTATGGAGTCTCCGAACGTTCGGCACAGGCCCGTGATAATGGAGGTGTATTGCTTAACGGACGTACTTTGGTAGATGCGCAAACGTATTACAGCCTCATCGGTAACAGTAGCGGATTGCCGCAGTATTACACTTTTAGCGCCACTAACGTGCGTTTGCAAGAAGCTAGCGTGGGTTATACCATTCCACGCAAGTGGTTGGGAAATGTGTGTGACATCAATGTCTCTGTGGTAGGCCGTAATCTGTGGATGATTTATTGCCGTGCACCTTTCGACCCTGAAGCTGTAGCTAATACAGGCAATTACTATCAGGGCATCGATAACTTCATGCTGCCGAGTACCCGTAATATCGGCGTGAATGTGAAAATAAACTTTTAA